In Sylvia atricapilla isolate bSylAtr1 unplaced genomic scaffold, bSylAtr1.pri scaffold_68_arrow_ctg1, whole genome shotgun sequence, a genomic segment contains:
- the LOC136374988 gene encoding LOW QUALITY PROTEIN: zinc finger protein 850-like (The sequence of the model RefSeq protein was modified relative to this genomic sequence to represent the inferred CDS: inserted 1 base in 1 codon; substituted 3 bases at 3 genomic stop codons) produces the protein MEEEEAARERKMAQDLQADKELRMEPREDKFPQQNLMEEAVLSGSRAQESNGEEKPQRSRMQRGCKRRSQGSDVESSTLSQGDGHSSELGVLEPLQNGKKLHKCSKCGKSYSKTSHLTDHWRIHTGEQPYECGECGKSFRSNSELTVHQRRHTGERPFKCDQCRKRFHTSSNLIEHQRIHTGERPFCCPDCGKGFSRKSTLIAHRRIHTGERPYECAECGKSFSQSSALIVHQRTHTGERPYECAECGKSFRQSFAMIIHQRTHTGERPHECAECGKSFSWRSELTVHLRSHTGERPYKCPECGKTFRGRSELTVHQRNHTGERPYKCGECGKSFSRSCTLIRHQMVHTGKRPYECDQCRKTFQSSSHLLLHQRTHTDERPFRCPDCGKGFNRNCTLIRHQRIHTGEKPYKCADCGKSFSESYKFTRHQRSHLXGNPCDCSRSGKSPAPLSQFHQHCSSCYDVTLHPLLCQDTLPPPAGTSCHPSYQPGSGHDKELKVEPREDKSLQQNLMEEAVLSGSMAQESNGEEKPQRCCTRRGCKRKSRGSEEERSTLDQTGSHSSDQVVPELLHNGEKPYKCPKCEKSFSMRSSLIRHWRIHTGERPYECGKCGKSFSQNCQLIEHQRSHTGERPYECGECGKSFSSSSHLTVHQRGHTGERPYECDQCRKRFQTSSNLLRHQRIHTDERPFRCPDCGMGFKHNSNLTNHQRIHTGERPYKCSKCGKSFRQSSALTIHQRIHTGERSYECGECGXSFKTSSYMIKHQMIHIGERPYECDQCRKRFQTSSDLLKHXRIHTDERPFCCPNCRKDFKQNSHLIRHWRIHTGERPYRCFECGKSFSRSCHLTQHPQRHHXEEPCECPKCGKSFVRCSSSIPHGRIRKHRAAPPTNHSSCICITTPMWFGPAQRRLQPSPRAVRSQLPPSAPSKGDTGRESAPSSFPAAPGIAPAALRGWAALDPPPRAERGCFWVSAPPGPSWERRRSGRKRRDRGGGEQGKAGVAGRGGARNRTERGGRGGGRGVPGPGHGSPARPLRPQLHRIPQHHQSRNPQMSGDGELTSNPLGGSPGAFLCWAGDVWILQVPKAEPEMALEGSWVVQHGGVLVPAGRGAIPGLGIPGRAEGERGTPGAERAQRGDPGAGPPPQNTEDFSFPNLGPMEEEEAARKRMMAQEPQADKEVKMEPRDDKSLWQNLVEEAVLSGSVVQESNGEDKPQRSHTTSGCEHSLQGSEEERPTLGWGGSWSSELVVPEQLHDGEKSHKCSECEKSFRWRSHLTNHLRVHTGERPYECGECGKSFSRRSHLTVHQRSHTRERPYECPECGKSFSMFSTLISHHRIHTGERPFECGHCGKGFRSSSDLTVHQRSHTGERPYECGECGKTFRRSSHLIVHQMTHTGERPYECDQCGQRFQSSSNLLTHQRIHTDERPFRCPDCGKGFKYNSALVRHQMIHTGEEPYKCDKCRERFQTSSDLLLHQQIHMEERSFYCPDCGKGFRHKPNLFRHKRIHTRQRPYECPECGKSFSQNSHLAKHQRTQHKGSLAISPSVGRASCAAPAPSPMGESALDDPQ, from the exons atggaggaggaggaggccgCGAGGGAGAGGAAGATGGCCCAGGATCTGCAAGCAG acaaggagctgaggatggaaCCCAGGGAGGACAAATTCCCACAGCAGAACCTCATGGAAGAGGCCGTTTTGAGCGGCTCCAGGGCACAGGAATCCAACggggaggaaaagccccagAGATCCCGCATGCAGAGGGGCTGCAAACGCAGATCTCAGGGATCCGATGTGGAGAGCTCCACCCTGAGCCAGGGAGACGGCCACAGCTCAGAGCTTGGGGTCCTTGAGCCGCTTCAGAATGGGAAGAAGCTCCACAAGTGCTCAAAATGTGGGAAGAGCTACAGCAAGACGTCCCATCTGACCGACCACTGGAGAATCCACACGGGGGAACAGCCCTACgagtgtggggagtgtgggaagagcttcaggtCAAACTCTGAACTGACTGTCCACCAGCGGAGGCACACCGGGGAGAGGCCCTTCAAATGTGACCAATGCAGGAAGAGGTTTCACACCAGCTCCAATCTCATTGAGCACCAGCGGATTCACACAGGTGAGAGGCCCTTCTGCTGCCCCGACTGTGGGAAGGGCTTCAGCCGCAAAAGCACCCTGATTGCCCACCGGCGCATCCACaccggggagaggccctacgagtgtgcggagtgtgggaagagctttagCCAGAGCTCGGCCTTGATTGTCCACCAGAGGACCCACaccggggagaggccctacgagtgtgcggagtgtgggaagagcttcaggcAGAGCTTTGCCATGATTATCCACCAGAGGACCCACACGGGGGAACGGCCCCACGAATGTGcagagtgtgggaagagcttcagctgGAGGTCGGAACTGACTGTCCACCTAAGGAgccacactggggagaggccctacaaGTGTCCTGAGTGTGGGAAGACCTTCAGAGGGAGATCAGAATTGACAGTCCACCAAAGGAACCACACGGGGGAACGGCCCTACAAGTGTGGagagtgtgggaagagcttcagccGGAGCTGCACCCTCATCCGTCACCAGATGGTCCACACCGGGAAAAGGCCCTATGAGTGTGACCAATGCAGGAAGACATTTCAGAGCAgctcccatctcctcctgcaCCAGCGGACTCACACGGATGAGAGGCCCTTCCGCTGCCCCGACTGTGGGAAGGGCTTCAACCGTAACTGCACCCTCATTAGGCACCAGCGCATCCACACCGGGGAGAAGCCCTACAAGTGTGCTGATTGTGGGAAGAGCTTCTCAGAGAGCTATAAGTTTACCAGACACCAACGGAGCCACCTCTAAGGGAATCCCTGCGACTGCTCCAGGAGTGGGAAGAGCCCTGCCCCGCTGTCGCAGTttcatcagcactgctcctcttgctacgatgtgaccctgcaccccctgctctgccaggacaccctgcccccgcctgccgggacatcctgccatcccagctaccagcccgg GTCTGGTCACG ATAAGGAGCTGAAAGTGGAGCCCAGGGAGGACAAATCCTTGCAGCAGAACCTCATGGAAGAGGCCGTTTTGAGTGGCTCCATGGCACAGGAATCCaatggggaggaaaagccccagAGATGCTGCACCAGGAGGGGCTGTAAACGCAAATCTCGGGGATCTGAGGAGGAAAGATCCACCCTGGACCAgacaggcagccacagctcagaTCAGGTGGTCCCTGAGCTGCTTCACAATGGGGAGAAGCCCTACAAGTGTCCGAAATGTGAGAAGAGCTTCAGTATGAGATCCTCACTGATCCGACACTGGAGAATCCATACGGGAGAAAGGCCCTATGAGTGTGGaaagtgtgggaagagcttcagccaGAACTGCCAGCTGATTGAACACCAGCGGAgccacactggggagaggccctacgaatgtggggagtgtgggaagagcttcagctCGAGCTCCCACCTGACTGTCCACCAGAGGGGCCACACaggggagaggccctacgagtgtgaCCAATGCAGGAAGAGGTTTCAAACCAGCTCCAATCTCCTCAGGCACCAGCGGATTCACACGGATGAGAGGCCCTTCCGCTGCCCCGACTGTGGGATGGGCTTCAAGCACAACTCCAACCTCACCAACCACCAGCgcatccacactggggagaggccctacaaGTGTTCcaagtgtgggaagagcttccgccagagctctgccctgacCATCCACCAGAGAATCCACACAGGGGAACGGTCCTATGAGTGTGGGGAGtgtg tgagctttaagaCCAGCTCTTACATGATCAAACACCAGATGATCCACATTGGagagaggccctacgagtgtgaCCAGTGCAGGAAAAGGTTTCAGACCAGTTCTGATCTCCTCAAGCACTAGCGGATTCACACAGATGAGAGGCCCTTCTGCTGCCCCAACTGTAGGAAGGACTTCAAGCAAAACTCCCACCTCATCAGACACTGGCgcatccacactggggagaggccctacaGGTGTTTcgagtgtgggaagagcttctccaggagctgtCACTTGACCCAACACCCACAGAGGCACCACTAAGAGGAGCCCTGCGAATGTCCcaagtgtgggaagagctttgtgcgctgctccagctccatcccccatGGGAGGATCC GTAAACACCGCGCTGCTCCGCCCACCAATCACAGCTCCTGTATTTGCATAACCACGCCCATGTGGTTTGGCCCCGCCCAGCGCCGGCTGCAGCCGAGTCCGCGCGCTGTTCGCTCCCAGTTACCTCCCAGCGCTCCCAGTAAGGGCGATACTGGGAGGGAAAGCGCTCCCAGTTCTTTTCCCGCTGCTCCCGGGATCGCTCCCGCTGCCCTGCGGGGCTGGGCCGCTTTGGACCCCCCCCCCAGGGCAGAGCGCGGCTGCTTTTGGGTGTCGGCACCGCCCGGGCCGAGCTGGGAGCGGAGGAGGAgcgggaggaagaggagggacagaggaggaggagaacaaggaaaggcaggagtggcaggaagaggaggagccaGGAACCggacagagagaggaggaagaggaggcggAAGAGGAGTACCCGGACCAGGCCACGGTtcccccgcccgcccgctcAGGCCGCAGCTCCACCGGATCCCGCAGCATCACCAATCCCGGAACCCGCAGATGAGCGGGGATGGGGAGCTCACCTCAAATCCATTGGGGGGCTCTCCGGGAGCGTTTTTGTGCTGGGCAGGAGATGTTTGGATCTTGCAGGTTCCCAAAGCCGAGCCGGAGATGGCCCTGGAGGGATCTTGGGTAGTGCAACACGGCGGTGTCCTGGTACCGGCGGGCAGAGGGGCGATACCGGGTTTGGGGATCCCCGGGAGAGCCGAGGGAGAACGCGGGACGCCCGGAGCGGAGAGAGCGCAGAGGGGCGATCCCGGAGCCGGGCCCCCCCCCCAGAATACAGAG GACTTCTCATTCCCAAACCTCGGCCcgatggaggaggaggaggccgCAAGGAAGAGGATGATGgcccaggagccccaggcag ACAAAGAGGTGAAGATGGAGCCCAGGGATGACAAATCCCTGTGGCAGAACCTCGTGGAAGAGGCCGTTTTGAGCGGCTCCGTGGTGCAGGAATCCAACGGGGAGGATAAGCCTCAGAGATCTCACACAACAAGTGGCTGTGAACACAGTTTGCAGGGATCTGAGGAGGAAAGACCCACCCTGGGATggggaggcagctggagctcagagctggtggTCCCCGAGCAGCTTCATGATGGGGAGAAGTCCCACAAGTGCTCGGAATGTGAGAAGAGTTTCAGGTGGAGATCCCACCTTACCAACCATTTGAGAGTCCACACGGGGGAACggccctacgagtgtggggagtgtgggaagagcttcagccGGCGCTCCCACCTGACTGTCCACCAGAGGAGCCACACGAGGGAACGGCCCTATGAGTGTCcagagtgtgggaagagcttcagcaTGTTCTCCACTTTGATCAGCCACCATAGGATCCACACGGGGGAAAGGCCCTTCGAGTGTGGGCATTGTGGGAAGGGCTTCAGGTCAAGCTCTGACCTGACTGTCCACCAGAGGAgccacactggggagaggccctacgagtgtggaGAGTGTGGGAAGACCTTCAGGAGGAGCTCCCACCTGATTGTCCACCAGATGAcccacactggggagaggccctacgagtgtgaCCAGTGTGGGCAGAGGTTTCAAAGCAGCTCCAATCTCCTTACTCATCAGCGGATTCACACGGATGAGAGGCCCTTCCGCTGCCCCGACTGTGGGAAGGGCTTCAAGTACAACTCCGCCCTTGTCAGGCACCAGATGATCCACACTGGGGAGGAGCCCTACAAGTGTGATAAGTGCAGGGAGAGGTTTCAGACCAGCTCTGATctcctcctgcaccagcagATTCACATGGAGGAGAGGTCCTTCTACTGCCCTGACTGTGGGAAGGGCTTCAGGCACAAACCAAATCTTTTCAGGCACAAGCGCATCCACACCAGGcagaggccctacgagtgtcctgagtgtgggaagagcttcagccaGAACTCTCACTTGGCCAAACACCAACGGACCCAGCATAAGGGAAGCCTTGCAATTTCCCcaagtgtgggaagagcttcgtgcgctgctccagctccatcccctaTGGGAGAATCTGCCCTGGATGATCCCCAGTGA
- the GIPC1 gene encoding PDZ domain-containing protein GIPC1, whose amino-acid sequence MPLGLGRRKKPPPLVENEESSGGRGGAPGEPGGGPGGAGGVSAPPPALRPRLVFHTQLAHGSPTGRVEGFGNVRELYGKIGEAFGIPPGEVLFCTLNTPQVDMEKLLGGQIGLEDFIFAHTRGRTKLVQVLKSEEALGLTITDNGAGYAFIKRIREGSVMARTPQVGVGDVLEALDGRSLVGARHFEVARLLQELPRGQHFQLSLTEPRRAWDVLPPRSGGRAGVPSLGSGRGTLRLRSRGPATVQEQPSAFEERAIAKVDDLLESYMGIRDSELAATMVELGRDARDPDALAEALDSQLGDFAFPDEFVFDVWGAIGDAKAGRG is encoded by the exons ATGCCGCTGGGCCTGGGTCGCCGCAAGAAGCCGCCGCCGCTGGTGGAGAACGAGGAAAGCTCCGGGGGTCGCGGGGGGGCCCCGGGGGAGCCCGGCGGAGGcccgggaggggccgggggcgTCTCGGCGCCGCCCCCCGCGCTGCGGCCGCGGCTGGTGTTCCACACGCAGCTGGCGCACGGCTCCCCCACGGGCCGCGTGGAGGGATTCGGGAACGTGCGGGAGCTGTACGGGAAAATCGGGGAGGCCTTCGGCATCCCCCCGGGAGAG GTGCTGTTCTGCACGCTGAACACGCCGCAGGTGGACATGGAGAAGCTGCTGGGGGGGCAGATCGGGCTGGAGGATTTCATCTTCGCCCACACGCGCGGCCGCACCAAACTCGTGCAGGTGCTCAAGTCTGAGGAGGCGCTGGGGCTGACCATCACTGACAACGGAGCTGGCTACGCCTTCATCAAG cggATCCGCGAGGGCTCGGTGATGGCGCGCACGCCGCAGGTCGGGGTCGGGGACGTGCTGGAGGCGCTGGACGGGCGCAGCCTGGTCGGGGCGAGGCACTTTGAGGTGGCccggctgctgcaggagctgccccgcGGACAGCACTTCCAGCTGAGCCTCACCGAGCCCAGGAGGGCGTGGG ACGTTCTCCCCCCACGCTCAGGGGGCCGGGCTGGGGTCCCCTCGCTGGGCTCGGGCCGGGGGACGCTGAGGCTGCGCTCGAGGGGCCCAGCCACGGTGCAGGAGCAG CCCTCGGCCTTCGAGGAGCGTGCGATTGCCAAGGTGGACGATCTGCTGGAGAGCTACATGGGCATCCGGGACAGCGAGCTGG ccgCCACCATGGTGGAGCTGGGCCGTGACGCGCGGGACCCGGACGCGCTGGCCGAGGCTCTGGACTCGCAGCTCGGGGACTTCGCCTTCCCCGACGAGTTTGTCTTCGACGTCTGGGGCGCCATCGGGGATGCCAAGGCGGGGCGGGGATAG